A genomic window from bacterium includes:
- a CDS encoding AAA family ATPase, with product MQFHRLLTKGFGKLSGEYRFASEGMTLIVEDNERGKSTLSNALFFALYGEPDKNRHDHPLYRQFRLYRPWNSPAYQTTLEVSVNNRSIVVERDFGERPLVRVTDTETGKDITAEFMQSGRDEIGYRITGLSYPDAIRTIFVPQAMAPLGDSNRMTLTQTIQRFADTAAGESTAAKAVTAINDALAKYPFARLPGTVKVTDEIMRIDHEIASLTQSIDRMEQERGDRVGLLSKIDSLDRHTVTLQAYSHEIIRRSEAKELKELSAKLESDDSIREEWQRTKQLWDELEPFESTPLDLEGPIYEAHTAVTQQQQIAETYSKQIDSMLERINALGQLDASVDSDALSDLSILDDLRLMQTQFRDTESEIDTFSVQVDAEKKRLRDLGLDPVEFEREEQRWALITVPEETAVITSVDQLRTLTQSITTTENDRQTIENDLERLKERVNARSNQVKTQATLGGVLLGLGVFVKALVAGVVGWLGGFLLIGGGAGILIATYLNQRKTARETGQEIERKSIRLHELTSQHKKLHDEYEQLTSLLQAIAQKVGLANARDLYAAQQRRRMFAPSMFSLRNLNDNLLRWQTKRSELAGKIAAFAHKIGMPLQAKDITVPQIHDLRQRLETWFRGRKEREEAKNKRALLEEQLTNSKRDLIAAENNFVTLLFRGGISDPVSIQQRFDSYRNACKLRRRRQEIQQSLLPSLNAKRLPESERERYQQRSTELQERLYRQNAVDLPSEYASLEPVIGVQKAAEEQELIRKQQETLATQVFEYMQRVSRIGTTRRQLKQMLRIREQTLAFEAAAKLACDELKSMAQAIHSDWAKALNRIATERAKSFTGSVKGIRFGNDLSIQVELNDGRMLDEQAMHSLSIGARDQLYLAVRVAIADFLSVEHLPLVLDEPFAQADDTRFESGMELLLEEAKARQVILLTCHALRHRDWIKRHDKEVMLAGLAA from the coding sequence ATGCAGTTCCACCGATTGTTAACGAAGGGTTTTGGGAAACTTTCCGGAGAGTACCGCTTTGCTTCGGAAGGAATGACGCTCATCGTCGAGGACAATGAGCGGGGGAAGTCTACGCTCAGCAATGCACTCTTTTTTGCTTTGTACGGCGAACCGGATAAGAATCGCCATGACCATCCACTATACCGCCAGTTTCGGTTGTACCGACCATGGAACAGTCCTGCCTACCAAACGACATTGGAAGTATCGGTAAACAATCGATCGATTGTTGTTGAGCGCGATTTTGGAGAGCGGCCGTTAGTTCGGGTTACCGATACCGAAACCGGCAAAGATATCACTGCGGAGTTCATGCAATCCGGCCGCGACGAAATCGGCTACCGGATAACCGGTTTAAGTTATCCTGATGCTATCCGTACGATCTTTGTTCCGCAAGCGATGGCGCCACTCGGCGACTCAAATCGAATGACGCTTACCCAAACAATTCAGCGCTTCGCCGACACCGCAGCTGGAGAATCAACCGCCGCAAAAGCAGTCACCGCGATCAACGATGCGTTAGCGAAGTATCCCTTTGCTCGTCTACCCGGTACGGTAAAAGTTACCGACGAGATCATGCGAATCGACCACGAAATCGCATCACTAACCCAATCGATTGACCGGATGGAACAGGAACGTGGCGACCGGGTAGGACTACTTTCAAAGATTGACAGCTTGGATCGTCACACAGTAACACTACAAGCTTACTCCCACGAGATAATTCGCCGGTCAGAGGCGAAAGAGCTAAAAGAGCTTAGTGCGAAACTGGAATCCGATGACTCGATTCGTGAAGAATGGCAACGCACCAAACAACTTTGGGACGAACTCGAACCGTTTGAATCGACTCCACTCGACCTCGAAGGGCCAATTTATGAAGCGCATACCGCTGTAACCCAGCAACAACAAATTGCCGAGACCTATTCTAAGCAAATCGATTCGATGCTGGAGCGGATAAATGCTCTGGGACAGCTGGATGCATCGGTTGATAGCGATGCATTGTCCGATTTATCCATTTTAGACGATTTGCGGCTCATGCAAACACAGTTTCGCGACACTGAATCGGAAATCGACACGTTCTCAGTGCAAGTGGATGCTGAGAAGAAACGATTACGTGATTTGGGACTCGACCCGGTCGAATTTGAACGGGAAGAACAACGCTGGGCATTGATTACAGTTCCGGAAGAAACCGCTGTTATTACGAGTGTCGATCAACTGCGAACGTTGACCCAATCAATTACTACTACCGAAAACGACCGGCAAACAATTGAAAATGATTTAGAACGACTTAAAGAACGCGTGAATGCCCGTAGCAACCAAGTGAAAACACAAGCGACTTTAGGTGGCGTGTTACTCGGGTTAGGAGTATTCGTTAAGGCACTTGTAGCTGGAGTCGTTGGTTGGCTTGGCGGTTTTCTACTAATCGGTGGTGGCGCTGGTATTTTGATTGCCACCTATCTGAATCAACGAAAAACGGCGCGTGAAACCGGTCAGGAAATTGAGCGCAAATCAATTCGCTTACACGAACTAACCAGTCAACACAAAAAACTACACGATGAGTATGAACAACTTACCAGTTTGCTTCAGGCAATAGCACAAAAGGTTGGTTTAGCGAATGCGCGCGATTTGTATGCCGCGCAACAGCGCCGACGGATGTTTGCACCGTCGATGTTCTCATTGCGTAACTTGAATGATAATTTACTGCGTTGGCAAACGAAGCGATCAGAGCTGGCGGGAAAAATCGCTGCTTTTGCCCATAAAATCGGGATGCCGCTGCAAGCAAAGGATATCACGGTTCCGCAAATTCACGATCTTCGGCAACGGTTGGAAACTTGGTTCCGCGGACGGAAAGAGCGCGAAGAGGCGAAAAATAAAAGAGCGTTGCTGGAAGAACAGCTTACAAATTCAAAACGCGACTTAATTGCTGCGGAAAACAATTTCGTAACGTTATTGTTTCGCGGCGGTATTAGCGATCCGGTATCGATTCAACAACGGTTCGATTCCTATCGGAATGCCTGTAAACTTCGCCGTCGCCGGCAGGAAATTCAACAAAGCCTCTTGCCTTCATTAAATGCGAAACGGCTGCCTGAATCGGAACGTGAGCGTTACCAACAGCGTTCGACCGAGTTGCAAGAGCGACTCTACCGTCAAAATGCAGTAGACTTGCCATCGGAGTATGCCTCGTTAGAACCTGTGATCGGGGTTCAAAAAGCTGCTGAGGAACAGGAACTGATTCGTAAACAACAAGAAACGCTGGCAACACAAGTGTTTGAGTATATGCAACGGGTGAGCCGCATCGGAACTACCCGACGGCAGCTAAAACAAATGCTCAGGATTCGCGAGCAAACACTTGCGTTTGAAGCTGCCGCAAAACTTGCCTGTGATGAGTTAAAATCGATGGCACAAGCAATCCATAGTGACTGGGCGAAAGCATTGAATCGAATCGCAACTGAACGGGCGAAATCCTTTACTGGGAGTGTGAAAGGAATTCGTTTTGGGAACGATTTGTCGATCCAAGTGGAGTTAAACGATGGCAGAATGCTCGACGAGCAAGCGATGCACTCGTTATCGATTGGCGCTCGCGATCAGTTGTATCTTGCTGTGCGAGTTGCAATTGCCGATTTCTTGAGTGTGGAACACTTACCGCTCGTTCTGGATGAACCGTTTGCACAAGCTGATGATACCCGCTTTGAATCGGGAATGGAGCTATTGCTTGAGGAAGCAAAAGCACGACAGGTGATATTACTAACATGTCATGCCCTCCGCCACCGCGATTGGATCAAGCGGCACGATAAAGAAGTGATGTTAGCTGGTTTGGCTGCCTAA
- a CDS encoding prepilin-type N-terminal cleavage/methylation domain-containing protein, translated as MRFRTSNGFTLIEIIMVIVIIGILVATAVPKYVHLQAEANQSVCNEAVHQIESAIAIQYANQAAGTAPDPNWMEHFDDISAVQATWFANNAVPHCPVNEPYVVNNGQIVRHNH; from the coding sequence ATGAGATTTCGCACATCAAACGGATTTACACTGATTGAGATCATCATGGTGATTGTGATAATTGGAATATTAGTCGCAACAGCAGTTCCCAAATATGTTCATTTGCAGGCGGAGGCAAACCAGTCGGTGTGTAATGAAGCGGTACACCAAATCGAGTCGGCGATTGCCATCCAGTATGCTAATCAGGCGGCAGGTACTGCCCCCGATCCGAACTGGATGGAGCACTTCGACGATATCTCAGCGGTGCAAGCAACATGGTTCGCTAACAATGCGGTTCCGCATTGCCCTGTGAATGAACCATATGTCGTGAACAATGGTCAAATCGTCCGTCATAACCATTAG
- a CDS encoding pectate lyase has translation MKTLRSNSSAGVSLLETVLAMVIMAIAFPALSNLFAGLTVTSQRPAYITTAEMLCVSEAEVLVADHRSRDSVNYGYNNLLNARYPDLAIPGYTNYSRQIRIVESSGNTVKTATVTIIGPFNVRAAIVVRFYRYTQP, from the coding sequence GTGAAAACATTACGATCCAATAGCTCTGCGGGTGTTAGTTTGCTGGAAACTGTTTTAGCAATGGTAATCATGGCAATCGCATTTCCCGCGCTATCGAATCTGTTTGCCGGGTTAACTGTTACTTCGCAACGTCCAGCGTACATCACTACCGCGGAGATGCTGTGTGTTTCCGAAGCGGAGGTACTCGTCGCCGATCATCGTTCAAGGGATTCAGTTAATTACGGCTACAACAATCTTCTGAATGCAAGATATCCCGACCTAGCGATACCCGGGTACACCAATTATTCTCGACAGATTCGTATCGTAGAAAGTTCCGGTAACACCGTCAAAACCGCGACAGTGACAATTATTGGACCGTTTAATGTACGGGCGGCGATTGTAGTTCGTTTTTACCGGTATACCCAACCATGA
- a CDS encoding type II secretion system F family protein, which yields GVSRDAAISYLRSQNLLPIQIEEERDTPRVTMARDGEPEVRTRKKIGNKEIIDFTKQLTTLLRAGVPILPSLDTISGQTDNQNFYEAMQQVQKDLASGSDFSTALGKHPHIFSDLYVNSVRAGEAGGVLDTIMARLSDVLARDADIQKKVKSALRYPLIVTIGMTVAFIVLLIFVVPKFSKMFVDMKLELPLPTKVIIALSQFFLGYWWLLLALGVVVYFGYKQLIKSQTIQKQIDGYLLQIPVVGNLLLKSSMSRFSRMFATLNKAGLPIIQSLQVVARTIPNAVIRDELMEVSKGIERGRGIAMSMKDSPVFPMMVVKMIQVGEESGAIDEMLLHISDYFDEEVSASVEAITDMIEPMLTVMMGGMVLVLALAIFLPMWNLTDLAGQ from the coding sequence AGGGGGTTAGCCGGGATGCGGCGATTTCTTATCTCCGTTCGCAAAACCTCCTGCCCATTCAAATCGAGGAGGAACGCGATACACCTCGGGTTACGATGGCACGCGATGGTGAACCTGAAGTACGAACACGAAAGAAGATAGGCAATAAAGAGATTATTGACTTTACTAAACAGTTGACGACTCTACTCCGGGCGGGTGTACCAATTCTTCCTTCTCTCGATACGATTTCTGGACAAACCGATAACCAGAATTTTTATGAAGCGATGCAGCAGGTTCAAAAAGATTTGGCAAGCGGCAGTGATTTCTCGACTGCGCTTGGAAAACACCCACACATCTTTAGTGATTTGTATGTTAACAGCGTACGGGCAGGGGAAGCCGGCGGTGTGCTCGATACGATCATGGCACGACTCTCCGATGTTTTAGCACGTGACGCCGACATTCAAAAGAAAGTAAAATCGGCATTGCGATATCCTTTGATCGTAACGATTGGCATGACGGTAGCATTCATCGTGTTGCTCATTTTTGTAGTTCCGAAATTTTCGAAGATGTTCGTGGATATGAAACTTGAACTGCCGTTGCCAACGAAAGTCATTATCGCCCTCTCACAATTCTTCTTAGGATACTGGTGGTTACTCCTTGCATTGGGAGTTGTGGTTTATTTTGGTTACAAGCAGCTTATTAAAAGTCAGACGATACAGAAGCAAATTGATGGCTATTTACTTCAAATTCCGGTGGTGGGTAACCTTCTTCTAAAATCATCGATGAGCCGGTTTAGCCGGATGTTTGCTACTTTGAACAAAGCAGGTCTACCAATTATCCAATCGTTACAAGTGGTTGCGCGTACTATTCCCAATGCAGTCATCCGGGATGAACTAATGGAGGTATCGAAAGGTATTGAACGTGGCCGTGGAATTGCCATGTCGATGAAAGATTCACCGGTCTTTCCGATGATGGTAGTCAAAATGATTCAAGTGGGGGAGGAGTCAGGAGCGATCGATGAAATGCTCCTACACATCTCAGATTACTTCGATGAAGAAGTCAGCGCTTCGGTGGAAGCGATTACGGACATGATTGAACCAATGTTGACCGTGATGATGGGTGGGATGGTGCTGGTACTCGCTTTAGCGATTTTCCTTCCAATGTGGAATTTAACTGATTTAGCGGGGCAATAA
- a CDS encoding prepilin-type N-terminal cleavage/methylation domain-containing protein: protein MKRNFLSKRGLNRGFSLMEIILVISITSLIALVISKILEQTGNMYFRMIRNADANAQMQQTYYTMISDIRESVGAGSVSASVIDLDKKYYYDVVGTSLFAHVIQPYNGTTYQLVANKINVSNFWDPIEDVPSSTTYSFAIPRIEAGTAWNSVARGGNYIYTVTLKINVNGQIVQSQFKSSPMVEN from the coding sequence ATGAAACGAAACTTCTTATCCAAGCGAGGGTTGAACCGTGGCTTCTCACTGATGGAGATAATTCTCGTCATCAGTATTACCAGTTTGATCGCATTGGTAATCTCAAAAATTCTCGAGCAAACCGGTAATATGTATTTTCGGATGATTCGGAATGCCGATGCCAACGCACAAATGCAGCAAACGTACTATACAATGATAAGCGATATTCGGGAGTCGGTAGGAGCTGGTAGCGTATCGGCATCGGTGATTGATTTAGATAAGAAGTACTACTATGACGTGGTTGGAACTTCTTTGTTTGCTCATGTGATTCAACCTTACAATGGAACAACGTATCAGCTTGTTGCAAATAAAATTAATGTCAGTAATTTTTGGGATCCAATTGAAGATGTTCCTTCAAGTACAACATACAGTTTTGCTATTCCAAGAATCGAGGCCGGGACAGCATGGAACTCCGTTGCTCGCGGTGGGAACTACATTTACACGGTGACCTTGAAAATCAACGTTAATGGGCAAATCGTGCAGTCTCAGTTTAAGTCTTCTCCAATGGTGGAAAACTAA
- a CDS encoding prepilin-type N-terminal cleavage/methylation domain-containing protein, whose translation MKKLWNKGFSLVELIVVITVTGILVGVAAIKYNSNSEYKVNLAARKIIADIRYIQSFAMKNGTEVDFYIVNSPVPPSGCFIATAAYGSAWEPHVNTLRKFRDNYLSGTTMGDRFIVQYQTYGPKIATFINKNPVWKPIVRGALTPLAYVLEMVFGKPAIAGGWGSSPGIPGEPNTYYAKISSSGAYLKNPDTNADFIVKLPDGVAITSATTSISFSSRGMPTGGPFNSSGNNKTLLILNSTMSIVMSRVTGTCWIES comes from the coding sequence ATGAAGAAGCTCTGGAACAAAGGATTTAGTTTAGTCGAGTTAATCGTAGTGATTACGGTTACCGGAATCCTCGTGGGCGTCGCTGCCATCAAGTATAACTCCAATAGCGAGTATAAAGTTAACCTTGCCGCTCGAAAAATCATTGCTGATATCCGCTACATTCAATCATTCGCGATGAAGAACGGAACGGAAGTCGATTTTTACATTGTGAATTCTCCAGTTCCTCCGAGTGGATGCTTTATCGCGACAGCGGCATACGGCTCGGCTTGGGAGCCGCATGTGAACACTTTACGAAAGTTCCGCGACAATTACCTGTCTGGTACAACGATGGGCGACCGGTTCATCGTTCAGTATCAAACCTACGGGCCCAAAATCGCCACGTTTATTAATAAGAATCCAGTTTGGAAACCGATTGTGCGAGGTGCTCTAACACCTCTCGCGTATGTTTTAGAGATGGTTTTTGGTAAACCGGCTATTGCAGGCGGATGGGGCAGTAGCCCGGGAATTCCCGGAGAGCCCAACACTTATTATGCGAAAATCTCATCCTCGGGGGCATACTTAAAGAATCCGGATACCAATGCTGATTTTATCGTAAAACTTCCTGATGGGGTAGCGATAACCTCGGCGACTACTTCGATTAGTTTCAGTAGCCGTGGTATGCCAACTGGTGGTCCGTTCAATTCGAGTGGCAACAACAAGACGTTGTTAATACTGAACAGCACAATGTCGATCGTAATGTCGCGAGTTACCGGAACATGTTGGATCGAATCGTGA